Sequence from the Aquimarina sp. Aq107 genome:
AATTCCTCCATTTGGAGTCGCTGCATTTGCAATCAAAACGTATCCCATTGGAGGTACAATTAACGAAGATCCGATAACATGAGTTTCACCAGCTTGATTATCATCTTTAATAATCCAGCTTTGTATATCAATTGCACTTCCGGTTGTATTGTATACTTCAAAATATTCCCCATTAGGATCATTCCCAGCGGCAGAAGGGTTTTGCATGATTTCAGTAATTATAATATCACCAACATTTGCACAAACTGCGACAGGAGAAACCGTTCCATTTAGAGAAATTGTTTCATCCGTTACACCTGGAGATGATACTGTAATGTCTCCACTATAAGAATTTACCGTTAATCCAGCTGTCATTCGCACAAAAATTTCAGTACTATTTACAGTTCCTGTGGTTGGCGCTATACTAACAGAAGAACCAAAGCCAGTTCCTGTAGTAAGAGATACTTCAAAATTAGTAGGAGCAGTTATTGTTATATCTCCAGTAAGAAATAAACCTTCTACATTAAAGCTATCTTCAGTAGATGGACCAGATCCTTCGAAATATGAAAAGTCTCCAATAAAACCAGATACAGTGAATTGGGGATCAGCTGGAGAAACAGTTCCACTTAACATTACTGTTTGATCTGTCGCTCCAGTAGAAGAAACTGTGGCATCACCAGTGTAAGAGTTAGAAGTTAACCCGGCTACTAATCTAGTATAAATAGTAGTAGTGGCGATTGTACCCATTGCAGGAGTTATAGCAACAGAAGAAGCAAAACCACTTCCTGTAGTAAGAGAAACCTCAAAATTTGCTGGCGCCGTTACTGTAAGATCGGTAGTAAGGTTTAATCCAGATACAGTAAATGTCCCCTCATTAGAAGGACCATTCGCTTCAAAATAATCTAATCCAGAAACCGCACCACTTACATTTATTGAAGGTGTTGTAGAGACAGTGGTTGTATATGTACCGATACCACCTATAAGCGTTTCAAAAGTATCTGTGCCGCTTTGACAAGTTCCAAGATTATTTAATGATCTTACTCCTGGTATCGTCCAGTTTACTTCTGTAAAACCAGCATCAGGTCCGGTTCCATCAACTCGTTTAGCATAAGAATCTGTATATTCCCAAGTAGCACCAGTTCCATCCGCACCATCTACACCGTACTGATCTACCGTAGCGCCAGAACTATTTAATATAATTCTAACTCTATCGTCCCCATTAAGATTCATAGTATTAGAAGCCAAAACAGTACTAAGATTTAGAGATGGAAATTCGGTTCCAAGGTAGCTAGGGTTACCATTAGTTCCATCAATACTACCTGAAGTAGATATATATACAAAACCGTCTGTAACTGTTCCTAATGCAGAAAGGTCTTGAGTATTCCCCCAGGCTGTAGCAGCATTAGTTTGATTTTCTAATGAGTATAATGAGAAATCTACCGTTCCATCAGCATAAATTTCTAAAAGTTTAGGGAGTCCTCCAGAACAATCTCCATCAACTATAGCCGTAATTATAGGAGTTTGCCCATAGGAAGCTAAAGAAAGAGTAATAGTAAAAAATAAAAAATAAAGTTTTTTCATAATAGTAATTATAATTGAGTGAAAATAGTTTAGCAATATACAAAGAAATGAGTATCGTAAAACCATCGTTTGGAACAAACTATGCATTCTTAATTATAACTTAACACTACTATTGAATACTGATAGTTAAAAGTAAAAACATTTTAAGTTTATGTTATTAAGGAATTATTTTAAAAAGGATTACCTGATTTAGTTGCGGTAAAAAGGCATTGAAATTGTTATCAGAAATAACAATCAGAGATTTACTTCCATCAGAAAATAGAGGGCCAAAAGTTATTCCTTCAATATTATCCACAGTATTATTAGTCAATTCACTACGGATACTGTTAAATTCAAACAAAAGTGTTTTAGCAGCTTTGATTACTGTTTCTGATGAAATAGAGCTAGTGTTTA
This genomic interval carries:
- a CDS encoding T9SS type A sorting domain-containing protein, coding for MKKLYFLFFTITLSLASYGQTPIITAIVDGDCSGGLPKLLEIYADGTVDFSLYSLENQTNAATAWGNTQDLSALGTVTDGFVYISTSGSIDGTNGNPSYLGTEFPSLNLSTVLASNTMNLNGDDRVRIILNSSGATVDQYGVDGADGTGATWEYTDSYAKRVDGTGPDAGFTEVNWTIPGVRSLNNLGTCQSGTDTFETLIGGIGTYTTTVSTTPSINVSGAVSGLDYFEANGPSNEGTFTVSGLNLTTDLTVTAPANFEVSLTTGSGFASSVAITPAMGTIATTTIYTRLVAGLTSNSYTGDATVSSTGATDQTVMLSGTVSPADPQFTVSGFIGDFSYFEGSGPSTEDSFNVEGLFLTGDITITAPTNFEVSLTTGTGFGSSVSIAPTTGTVNSTEIFVRMTAGLTVNSYSGDITVSSPGVTDETISLNGTVSPVAVCANVGDIIITEIMQNPSAAGNDPNGEYFEVYNTTGSAIDIQSWIIKDDNQAGETHVIGSSLIVPPMGYVLIANAATPNGGITPDYTYANDISLGNSTDGIIIECGSTVIDQVIWDNGATFPDPTGASMELSINDLNSAANDDGANWAEAVTAFGSGDLGTPGDANDNASTLSIDDFDEKLENFNMFPNPTNTGFVNITTTSNSAITVSVFDMLGKQVISETLNNNLLNVSNLNAGIYLIRLDQTSGSVTKKLVIE